A window of the Hevea brasiliensis isolate MT/VB/25A 57/8 chromosome 6, ASM3005281v1, whole genome shotgun sequence genome harbors these coding sequences:
- the LOC110637291 gene encoding probable leucine-rich repeat receptor-like protein kinase At1g35710, with amino-acid sequence MCLLAKSLSKLFQALLILIFLSSISFFINSSASAATSVSADAKSDEPVKGGKEADSLLKWKASLNNQSQSVLDSWVGSRPCRWVGVTCDSSGSITNLSLINLRLRGTLHSFNFSCFPNLLSLEICNNSLYGTLPSHICNLSKVTLLNMSGNHLTGNIPSEIGLLTNLSKLDLSSNNLTGSIPPSIGKLRELSILRLFENELSGSIPQEIGMLSSLSELYLQENNLTGLIPTSGFIPSEIGFLKFLKQLELSINGLTGVIPSSIGHLRNLSILYLDDNKLSGSIPLEIGFLKSLKKLALSSNALSGPIPPSIGKLRELSFLSVYDNKLSGSIPHEIGMLSSLSELYLERNELTGSIPTSITNLGNLSILYFWGNKISGSIPSEIGFLKSLKKLDLSINALSGPIPPSIGNLRELSFLNLWDNRLSGSIPHEIGMLSSLSKLYLGKNNLTGSIPTSIGELKSLHMLELPFNQLNGSLPLEFNNLTRLKSLHLYGNGFTGHLPENVCLGGLLENFTAGCNHFSGSIPKTLRNCTSLFRLRLDWNQLTGNISEDLGIYPHLNFIDLSNNRFHGELSWKLGKWKNITTLKFSNNNISGSIPPELGNATQLHLIDLSWNHLQGQIPKELAKLKLLFKICLNNNNLFGLVPLDLKVLFNLDELNLAANNLSGSIPGQLGELPHLLVLNLSGNEFTGSIPSELRNLHFLEVLDLSQNLLMGHMPQQLGQLRTLEVLNLSYNMLSGLIPTTFVDLWGLTTVDISYNELEGPIPNVKAFRDAPFKAYRNNKGLCGNASSLKACTSVKSGKTQTKSKKVVILILLPVLATLCLLLLIGGLLILFRLRKRKAQSRESKDEDILVIPGHDEELQYEKIIEATEDFNSNYTIGAGGSGVVYKVVLPSGRVFAVKKLHPLQDDKSRNLKAFEREIQVLLDIRHRNIVKLHGFCSHSKLSFLVYEF; translated from the coding sequence ATGTGCTTGCTCGCTAAATCACTTTCCAAGTTATTCCAAGCCCTGCTTATTCTCATATTTCTATCTTCTATATCTTTCTTCATCAATTCTTCTGCTTCCGCTGCAACTTCAGTCTCTGCCGATGCAAAGAGTGATGAACCAGTTAAAGGGGGAAAGGAAGCTGATTCTCTCTTAAAATGGAAAGCCAGTCTTAATAACCAAAGCCAATCTGTTTTAGATTCTTGGGTTGGCAGCAGGCCTTGCAGGTGGGTTGGGGTCACTTGTGATAGTTCTGGAAGTATCACCAATTTGAGCCTCATTAATTTACGTTTAAGAGGTACGCTTCATAGTTTCAATTTTTCATGCTTTCCCAACCTTTTAAGTCTTGAGATTTGTAACAACTCATTGTATGGGACCCTTCCGTCACATATCTGTAATCTCTCCAAAGTTACCTTATTGAACATGTCCGGCAATCATCTCACAGGAAATATTCCATCTGAGATAGGTTTGCTGACAAATCTTTCTAAGCTTGATTTGTCAAGTAACAATCTCACAGGTTCAATCCCTCCTTCCATTGGAAAATTGAGGGAGTTATCAATTCTTCGGCTTTTTGAAAACGAACTCTCTGGATCCATCCCCCAAGAAATTGGGATGCTTAGttctctttctgaactctatttgCAGGAAAACAATCTCACGGGTTTAATCCCTACTTCCGGTTTCATACCTTCAGAAATTGgattcttaaaatttttaaaacaacTTGAGCTGTCGATTAACGGTTTAACCGGTGTAATCCCTTCTTCTAttggacacttgagaaatttatCGATTCTTTACCTTGACGACAATAAACTTTCTGGTTCCATAcctttagaaatcgggttcttaAAATCTCTTAAAAAACTTGCCTTGTCGAGTAATGCTCTGTCTGGACCAATTCCTCCTTCCATTGGAAAATTGAGAGAGTTATCATTTCTTTCCGTTTATGACAACAAGCTATCAGGATCCATCCCCCATGAAATTGGGATGCTTAGTTCTCTTTCTGAACTATATTTAGAGAGAAACGAACTCACAGGTTCAATCCCTACTTCCATTACAAATTTGGGAAATCTCTCTATCCTCTACTTTTGGGGCAATAAAATCTCTGGTTCCATACCTTCAGAAATCGGGTTCTTAAAATCTCTAAAAAAACTTGACTTATCGATTAATGCGCTGTCCGGACCAATTCCTCCTTCCATTGGAAACTTGAGAGAGTTATCATTTCTTAACCTTTGGGACAATAGACTCTCAGGATCAATCCCCCATGAAATTGGGATGCTTAGTTCTCTTTCTAAACTCTATTTGGGGAAAAATAATCTCACCGGTTCAATCCCTACATCAATAGGAGAACTTAAATCCCTTCACATGTTGGAATTGCCATTCAACCAACTCAACGGTTCCCTGCCTTTGGAATTCAATAATCTTACTCGTTTGAAGTCACTGCATTTGTATGGGAATGGATTCACTGGTCATTTGCCAGAAAATGTATGCCTTGGAGGGTTGCTTGAAAATTTCACTGCTGGCTGTAATCATTTCTCAGGTTCGATCCCCAAAACCTTGAGAAATTGTACTAGCTTATTTAGACTTAGACTTGATTGGAATCAATTAACAGGGAACATTTCAGAAGATTTAGGGATATACCCGCATTTGAATTTCATTGATTTGAGTAACAATAGATTTCATGGAGAGCTTTCATGGAAATTGGGGAAGTGGAAAAACATCACGacattaaaattttcaaacaacAACATCTCTGGCAGCATACCACCCGAGCTGGGAAATGCTACTCAATTACATCTTATTGACCTTTCCTGGAATCATTTGCAAGGGCAAATTCCAAAAGAATTGGCAAAGTTGAAGCTGTTGTTCAAAATTTGTCTTAATAACAACAATCTTTTTGGCCTTGTCCCTTTAGATTTGAAGGTGCTATTTAATCTGGATGAACTTAATTTAGCAGCAAATAATCTAAGTGGTTCAATTCCTGGACAACTTGGAGAACTTCCACATTTATTGGTCTTGAATTTGAGTGGAAATGAATTTACAGGAAGTATTCCGTCTGAGTTACGGAATCTACATTTTCTAGAAGTTCTTGATCTTAGTCAAAATTTGTTGATGGGACATATGCCACAACAACTTGGGCAATTGAGAACTCTAGAAGTGTTGAATCTCTCCTATAACATGCTTTCTGGTTTGATTCCAACCACTTTTGTTGATTTGTGGGGCTTGACTACTGTGGATATATCCTACAATGAGTTAGAAGGTCCTATTCCCAATGTAAAAGCCTTCCGTGATGCTCCATTTAAGGCATATAGAAACAATAAAGGCTTATGTGGTAATGCCAGTAGTCTAAAGGCTTGTACGTCTGTCAAAAGTGGTAAAACTCAGACAAAGAGCAAAAAAGTTGTCATTCTGATTTTACTTCCTGTTTTGGCCACCCTCTGTCTGTTGCTCTTGATTGGAGGTCTCCTGATTCTTTTTCGACTTAGAAAAAGAAAAGCCCAATCAAGGGAATCAAAAGATGAAGATATACTGGTGATACCTGGTCATGATGAGGAATTGCAATATGAAAAGATCATTGAGGCCACTGAGGATTTCAACTCCAACTATACCATTGGAGCAGGTGGAAGTGGAGTCGTTTATAAAGTTGTGCTGCCATCAGGTCGAGTGTTTGCTGTGAAAAAACTTCATCCATTACAGGATGACAAGTCAAGGAACTTGAAAGCTTTTGAAAGAGAGATTCAAGTGTTGTTAGACATTCGACATCGAAATATTGTGAAGTTACATGGTTTTTGTTCACATTCAAAGCTCTCTTTTTTGGTTTATGAGttctga